Proteins encoded together in one Bradyrhizobium sp. CB82 window:
- a CDS encoding glycosyltransferase family 4 protein, which translates to MANFPGDLELIVPNLHRRYSGVTATNRMVAPRLAKLFRAAWLGSDAPEGIARLSIAGFLKLWRRRAPLIWHARRNNEMIAGVLLRALGWPLKLVFTSAAQRHHSWITRWLIRRMDAIIATSDISASFLKVKATVIPHGVDTDVYAPPQDRAAAFAEVALPGRYAIGCFGRVRAQKGSDVFVDAMCRLLPRYPDFTAVIVGAITPEQMPFANDLKKRIEAAGLQARVVITGELPIEEVQRWYQRLTIYAFTSRNEGFGLTLIEAMATGSALVASRAGAAELVVEDGATGVLAPPGDADALVAALEPLMRDPAAALAMGARGRARVLERFSLDAEAGRIGEVYRPLL; encoded by the coding sequence GTGGCCAATTTCCCGGGCGATCTCGAACTGATCGTGCCAAATCTGCACAGGCGCTATTCCGGTGTGACCGCGACCAACCGGATGGTCGCGCCGCGCCTGGCAAAGCTGTTCCGCGCCGCATGGCTCGGCTCGGATGCGCCGGAGGGGATCGCGCGCTTGAGCATTGCCGGTTTCCTGAAACTATGGCGCCGGCGAGCGCCGCTGATCTGGCACGCGCGGCGCAACAACGAGATGATCGCGGGCGTGCTCCTGCGCGCGCTCGGCTGGCCGTTGAAGCTCGTATTCACATCGGCTGCGCAGCGCCATCATAGCTGGATCACGCGTTGGCTGATCCGGCGGATGGATGCGATCATCGCGACGTCAGACATCTCGGCATCGTTCCTGAAAGTGAAGGCGACGGTGATTCCGCATGGCGTCGACACCGACGTCTATGCGCCGCCGCAGGATCGCGCCGCGGCGTTTGCGGAAGTCGCGCTGCCGGGCCGCTACGCCATCGGCTGCTTCGGCCGCGTGCGCGCGCAGAAGGGCAGCGATGTCTTCGTCGATGCGATGTGCCGCCTGTTGCCGCGCTATCCGGACTTCACCGCCGTCATCGTCGGCGCGATCACGCCGGAGCAGATGCCGTTCGCGAACGATCTCAAAAAGCGGATCGAGGCCGCCGGCCTCCAAGCGCGCGTCGTCATCACCGGCGAGTTGCCGATCGAAGAGGTGCAGCGCTGGTATCAGCGGTTGACGATCTACGCCTTCACCTCGCGCAACGAAGGCTTTGGCCTGACGCTGATCGAGGCGATGGCGACGGGCAGCGCGCTTGTGGCCTCACGCGCCGGCGCGGCCGAGCTCGTGGTCGAGGATGGCGCCACCGGTGTGCTGGCACCGCCGGGCGATGCGGACGCCCTGGTCGCCGCGCTCGAGCCCTTGATGCGTGATCCGGCCGCGGCGCTCGCGATGGGCGCGCGCGGACGGGCGCGGGTGCTCGAACGGTTCAGCCTCGATGCCGAGGCGGGGCGGATCGGGGAGGTCTATCGTCCGCTGCTCTGA
- the waaF gene encoding lipopolysaccharide heptosyltransferase II, whose translation MNTDSQFSGFEDPADKRPILIVPYMWIGDFVRGHTVVRVLNERWPNRPIDLLTTPLCAPLVDYMPGVREGIVWDLPRSRLAANRQFGLAKLLRERKYGTALVLPRTWKAAIAPALAGIPERVGFVGEFRFGLINRWRWGEKRLPRFIDKNASLAQPEGAPLPPEWPVPELRAPPEEVARWRQANGLTGVTAVALGPGSVGASKRWTYYPDAARQFVEKGLDVWVVGGPGEKAMAQEIVAAGGPRVRDLTGTDLRNGVLAMAAAGVAISNDSGLMHIAAALGTPTMGIFGPTSPYLWAPLNGLAATVVQNKSILSCQPCQSTICRMNDHRCMRDIAASEVVAIAQRVLSESGARAMT comes from the coding sequence ATGAACACAGATTCGCAATTTAGTGGATTTGAGGATCCGGCCGACAAGCGCCCGATCCTGATCGTGCCCTACATGTGGATCGGCGATTTCGTTCGCGGCCACACCGTGGTGCGGGTCTTGAACGAGCGCTGGCCGAATCGGCCGATCGACCTCCTGACCACCCCGCTCTGCGCTCCCCTGGTCGATTACATGCCGGGCGTACGCGAGGGGATCGTCTGGGACCTGCCGCGCAGCCGGCTCGCAGCTAACCGGCAATTCGGCCTCGCAAAGCTGCTGCGCGAGCGGAAGTATGGCACGGCGCTGGTGCTGCCGCGGACCTGGAAGGCGGCCATCGCGCCGGCGCTGGCCGGTATCCCCGAACGGGTCGGCTTCGTCGGCGAGTTCCGGTTCGGCCTGATCAACCGCTGGCGTTGGGGCGAGAAGCGGCTCCCGCGCTTCATCGACAAGAACGCCTCGCTTGCCCAGCCTGAGGGCGCACCACTGCCCCCGGAATGGCCGGTTCCGGAGCTGCGGGCCCCGCCCGAGGAGGTCGCGCGCTGGCGCCAGGCGAACGGCCTGACCGGGGTCACCGCGGTCGCATTGGGCCCCGGATCGGTCGGCGCCTCCAAGCGCTGGACCTACTATCCCGATGCCGCCCGCCAGTTTGTGGAAAAGGGCCTGGATGTCTGGGTGGTCGGCGGCCCTGGCGAGAAGGCCATGGCCCAGGAGATCGTCGCTGCCGGCGGGCCGCGCGTGCGCGACCTGACCGGCACGGACTTGCGCAATGGCGTGCTCGCGATGGCGGCGGCCGGCGTTGCCATCTCCAATGATTCCGGGCTGATGCATATCGCAGCCGCGCTGGGCACGCCGACCATGGGTATCTTCGGCCCGACCAGTCCCTACCTCTGGGCGCCGCTCAACGGCCTCGCCGCCACCGTCGTGCAGAACAAGTCGATCCTCTCCTGCCAGCCCTGCCAGAGCACGATCTGCCGGATGAACGACCATCGCTGCATGCGCGACATCGCGGCCTCCGAGGTCGTCGCCATCGCGCAGCGCGTGCTCAGCGAAAGCGGCGCGCGGGCAATGACCTGA
- the rfaD gene encoding ADP-glyceromanno-heptose 6-epimerase, whose protein sequence is MLLVTGGAGFIGSNVVAALNDAGRSDVVVCDLLGHEGKWRNLAKRQLADVVPPAELIDWLNGRRLDAVVHLGAISSTTATDGDLVIETNFRLSMRLLNWCAANAVPFIYASSAATYGDGEQGFGDDASLAALKTLRPMNLYGWSKHLFDLAVAERLARGENLPPQWAGLKFFNVFGPNEYHKGTMMSVLARRFDDIRAGRIVQLFKSHREGIADGDQRRDFIYVDDVVRVIMWLLATPSVSGLFNVGTGKARSFKDLILAAYAALGSKPNIEYIDMPEAIRGSYQYFTQSEVDRLCRAGYNGGFTALEDAVKAYVGGYLDRPDRFR, encoded by the coding sequence ATGTTGCTGGTGACCGGCGGGGCCGGTTTTATCGGGTCGAACGTCGTGGCGGCGCTCAATGATGCGGGCCGCAGCGACGTGGTGGTCTGCGACCTCCTCGGCCACGAGGGCAAATGGCGCAATCTCGCCAAGCGACAGCTTGCCGATGTCGTGCCGCCGGCCGAGCTGATTGACTGGCTGAATGGGCGCAGGCTCGACGCCGTGGTTCACCTCGGGGCCATTTCCTCGACCACCGCAACCGATGGCGATCTCGTCATCGAGACCAATTTCCGCCTCTCGATGCGCCTTCTCAACTGGTGCGCGGCGAATGCTGTGCCGTTCATCTATGCCTCGTCGGCCGCCACCTATGGCGACGGTGAGCAAGGCTTTGGCGACGACGCATCGCTCGCCGCGCTGAAGACATTGCGGCCGATGAACCTCTACGGCTGGAGCAAGCATCTGTTCGATCTCGCCGTTGCCGAGCGCCTCGCGCGCGGCGAAAACCTGCCGCCGCAATGGGCGGGGCTGAAATTCTTCAACGTGTTCGGTCCGAACGAGTATCACAAGGGCACGATGATGAGCGTGCTGGCGCGCCGCTTCGATGACATCAGGGCCGGCCGCATCGTGCAATTGTTCAAGTCGCATCGCGAGGGCATCGCCGACGGCGACCAGCGGCGCGATTTCATCTATGTCGACGACGTCGTGCGGGTCATCATGTGGCTCCTGGCAACGCCCTCGGTCTCCGGACTCTTCAACGTCGGAACCGGCAAAGCGCGCAGCTTCAAGGATCTGATCCTCGCGGCCTACGCCGCGCTCGGCAGCAAGCCCAACATCGAATACATCGACATGCCCGAGGCGATCCGCGGCAGCTATCAGTATTTCACCCAGAGCGAGGTCGATCGCCTGTGCCGCGCCGGCTACAACGGCGGTTTCACGGCGCTCGAAGATGCAGTGAAGGCCTATGTCGGGGGCTACCTTGACCGGCCCGACCGTTTCCGCTGA